In the genome of Lysobacter sp. 5GHs7-4, the window CCGGTCCGCGCCGTCCGTCGTCCGCCTGAACCGGCGCGATGCCGATGCCGATGACCGACTTCCGCCGACCGGGGCGTTTGCTATTCAGGCGAGGTGCTATCCTGCTTCTCCAGCCTCTGAAGGAGCCGGGGATCCGGGGGTCGTGGGATGAATCGCGATGGTGCTGCGCCGAGCATGACGGGCGGTCAGTTCAATTCGGATCCGATCGCGGCGCCTAACGAAGCGGCGACGGCAGCGCTTAGCCAAGCGGAATTCGAACTGTTCGCCGAACTCGGCCGCCCGCGTCACGTCGAGGCCGGTCAAGTGCTGTTCCGCCGCGGCGAACTGGGCACCACCATGTTCGTGGTCGCGCGCGGCGCGATCGATCTGGATTTCGGCGACGACCTGGTCACCAAGCGCCTGGGCCCGCGCGAATTCTTCGGCGAACTCGGCCTGCTGATCGGCGACCACGCGCGCAGCGCCGACGCCATCGCCGCCAGCGCCGGTGCGCTGATCGAACTGCGCCACGAGGAATTCCAGCGCCTAGTCGACCGTAACGCCGGCCTGGTCTGCCACTTCCTGCGCCGCGCGATCATGCGCGTGGTGCTCAACGAGCAAGGCCTGATCCGGCGGCTGCGCCGTCGCAACCAGGATCTGGAGGCCGCGCTCGACAGCCTGTACGCGACCACCCACCAGCTCAACCAGACCGAAGAGCTGATCCGCACCGACGAGCTCACCGGCTTGTACAACCGCCGCGGCCTGACCCTGCACCTGCAGGAAGCGCGCACGCGCGGCATGCCGCAGACCCTGGGCCTGGTGCTGGTGGACTGCGACCGCTTCAAGCAGGTCAACGACGATCACGGCCACCTGGCCGGCGACCGCGTGCTGCAGAGCATCGCCGCGATCATGCGCTCGGTGGCCGGGCCCGACGACATCGCCTGCCGCCTCGGCGGCGACGAATTCTGCCTGCTGGTCTCGGCCGCGCACGCGCACGACGTGATGCGCTTCGCCGAGTTCATCGTCGCCACCGCGCAGAACCTGATGCTGATGCCGCAGTCGCCGCCGACCATCTGTCCGGTCAGCGTCGGCGCCTGCATGGTCGACCCGCGCGCGGACTGGAACGACTGGTACGCGCGCGCCGACGAAGCGCTGTACCAAGCCAAGCGCAAGGGCGGTAACCGCGTGCATTGGCAAGACGCGGCACTGGAACCGGTTTGACCGGGACACGCGAACAAGGATGCCCTCGCGATGAACGACGCCCATAGGCCCCATCCGGAAGCGCCGCAGCTGCGCACCCTGCTGCTGACCGACCTGTGCGATTCGACCACCCTGGTCGAGCGCCTGGGCGACGGCCCGGCGGCCGAGCTGTTCCGCGAGCACGACCGCCTGGTGCTGCAATTGCAGCAGCAATGGCGCGGCCGCCTGATCGATCGTTCCGACGGCCTGCTGCTGCTGTTCGAACGCCCGATCGACGGCCTGGGTTTCGCCCTGGATTACGAGCGCGGCCTGCGCGAGATCGGACGCGAGCGCAAGCAGACCCTGTTGGCGCGCGCCGGCCTGCACGTGGGCGAAGTGCTGACCTGGCGCAACAGCGACGAGGCGGTCAAGGTCGGCGCCAAGCCGCTGGAAGTCGAAGGCCTGGCCAAGCCCATGGCCGGGCGATTGATGGCGATGGCGCGACCGGGCCAGATCCTGCTGTCGGCGGTGGCCGAGCCGCTGGCGCACCGCGCCGCGCGCGAACTCGGCGAGCGCGGCCAACAACTGCTGTGGAAGTCCTACGGCCGCTGGCGCTTCAAAGGCGTGCCCGACGCGCAGGAAATCTACGAGGTCGGCGAGCCCGGCATCGCGCCGCTGCGCGCGCCGCCGAATTCGCCCAAGGCCTGGCGCGACGTGCCGCTGTGGCGGCGCCCGGCCGCGCTGGCGGCGGAGGTCGCGGTGCTGGCGGTGATCGGCGTGGGCGTGTGGTTCGTGACCAAGCCGCAGCCGGCGATCGCCTTCAACGAGCGCGACTGGGTGGTGGTCGGCGACCTGCGCAACCTCACCGGTCAGAGCGTGCTGGACGATTCGCTGGAGCAGGCGTTCCGCATCAGCCTGGAGCAGTCGCGCTACGTCAACGTGCTGTCGGACCTGAAGGCGCGCGACACCCTGGCGCGCATGCAGCGCAAGCCCGACACCTTCCTGGACCGCACCGTCGCCTCCGAAATCGCGCTGCGCGACGGCGCGCGCGCGGTGATCCTGCCGACCGTGGCCGAAGTCGGCGGGCGCGTGCGGGTGAGCGCGGAAGTCATCGACCCGCACACCCAGACCACGGTCTACGCCGAGTCCGTCGACGGCGTCGGCGCCGGCTCGGCGCTGTCCTCGATCGACCAGGTCACCGCCAGCCTGCGCAACAAGCTGGGCGAAGCGCTGAAGTCGATCGACAACGACTCCGCGCCGCTGCCGCAGGTGACCACCAAGAACCTCGACGCGCTGCGCGCCTACGCGCTGGGCACCAAGGCCTACGCCAAGCGCCAGTTCCCCGAGGCGCTGCAGTACTTCCAGCGCGCGCTGGAGCTGGACCCGAACTTCGCCCTCGCCCACATGGGCGTGATGCGCGTGTACGTGAGCAACGCCGACAACGCCGCCGCCAAGCCCTCGCTGACCCGCGCGCTGGCGCTGCGCGAGCACCTGCCCGCGCGCGACGCGCTGTACCTGGATGCGTGGGCGGCCGAGTTCGGTCCGCAGCCCTCGCGGCGCGCGGCGCCGAAGTGGAAGCTGCTGGCCGGCCTGTACCCCGATTACTACGCCGGCCAGAGCCGGCTGGCCTGGTTCGATTTCACCTCCGGCCGCTACGACGCCGCCCTGCGCGGCGCGCAGGCGTTCTCGGCGCCGCAGAATGCGCTGCGCGACATCGCCATGGAGCTCAAGGGCCGCGTCTACCTGGCGCAGGAGCGTCCGGCGCAGGCGCTGGAAAGCTTCAAGCAGGCCGAAACCGCCGGCCAGTACCCGCCCACGCGCCGCCACGCCGCCGCGCTGGCGACCCTGCGCCGCTATCCCGAGGCGGAAAAGATCCTCGCCGCGCTGCCCGCCAACGACCGCAGCCTGGGCGCGCTGGTCAACGAGTTCGAACGCATCTCGATCCCGCTGGACCAGGGCCGCCTGAGCGACGCGCAGCGCAGCGCCGACCGCGCCGCGGCGGCCGCCAGCGGCGCCAATCCGCTGCTGCGCTACCCGTTCGCGATTGCCGACTACTGGACCGACCTGCTGCGCGATCCCAAGTCGGTGCCGCCGGCCAAGATCGCTGCGCTGGCCGACGCCATCGTCGCCGACGCCGCCAACCCGGCCGGCGAAGCCGATCGCGACGACCTGCTGGTGATGGCCCTGGCCGCGGTGCGGCTGGGCCAGCGCGCCGGCGACCGCGCCATCGGCGAACGCCTGCTGCCCAAGCTGAGCACGATGACCGAAGAGTCCGGCCATGCCGGCGCGATCAAGCTGCTGAGCGTGGCCAAGGCCGAGCAGCTGCGCCTGTCGGGCAAGCCGGCCGAAGCGGCTTCGTTGCTGGCGCGCGAAATCGACGGCACCGAGCCGTTCCAGCTGCGCGTCGCCCTGCGCGATGCGCTGCGCGATGCCGGCAAGGCCGAGGAAGCGCTGAAGCAGGACCGTTGGCTGGCCGCGCACCGCGGCCTGGCCTATATCGAGCCCTTGGGCGGCCAGGCCCTGCAGGCGATGAGCGTGGCCGACGCCAGCCTGGCGCCGCTGGACGCGGCCGAACGTTTGCTGGGTCTGGGTCGTCCGGACGAAGCGCGACGGGAAGCCGAGGCCTTCCGCCGCGCCTGGACGAGCGAGACCTTGCCGCCTTACTTGGCGCGCAGGCTGGACGCGACGCTGCCCGCTTCGAAGCAGTGAACCACGGTGTGGGTGTCTTGCGACGTCAGGTAGCTGCGTAGCTCATCCCGGGACGCCTGGATTTCTTCCTTCGGGGCGATGTTCGCCACCATCATGCAGCTCGAATCCGACAGCGCGGCCTTGGTTTGCGCCGGCGCCAGACCGACCCGTCCCAGTGCCGCGGCCGGATCCTGAACGAACAGCTCGCGGAAATGATCGTCGTTGCCGAGCTTGTCGAGCAGCTTGTCGGCGACCTTCGGATCCAGAGGCGGATGCCCCTTGGTGTTGTCGTTGCCCATCGGTACTCCCCCTAGCAGAGCCTGTTGCGGCCCCGATAGGCGACGAATCTATCCTTGTCGCACGTAGGGGACAACCTCAAACTCCTTAAAAAATGCAGCGCGGGAGTGGAATATGCAGGTGAGGCGTTGCGCGGTGGTGTTCATGGAGCCGCGCGAGGAGGTCGGTTTCGATCTGCGATCCCTGCTGGCCGGCGGCGCCGGACTGCGCCGGCAGCGGCGCTGGCTGGCGCTGGCGCCGCACCTGGACGGCGAAATCGAGATCGACGCCGACGAGCGCGAACTGTTGGGGCAGCTCAGTCCTGGCGAATGGAGCGCGGCGGATGCCTGGCCCGCGAGCACGACGCAACGCCTGCTCGAGGTCGGCCTGTTGATCGGCGACGCGCCCGCGCACGCGCACCACCGCGAACGCGACCAACGCCTGCGCGACGGCCATTGGTGGCCGGCCGCGGCGATGCTTCATCGGCTGGCGCGCTGGGACGGCGTGGACGGCGTGGCCGACATGGAAGCCAAGGAGCTGACCACCGTGTCGGGCCTGCGCGACAAGCTGGGCGCGCCGCCGCCGCCGGTGCACGAACGCGTGCCGGCCGCGCAACGCATCGGCCTGCCGGAAATCGCGCCGGGCGAATTCGACGCACTGCTCGCGCGCCGCGCCACCTGCCGCAACTTCGACCGCGAACGCGCGCTGCCGCGTGAGCTGTTCGCGCACATGCTGGTGCGCAGCTTCGCCGCCCAGGCCCAGCTGCAGACCCACGACGACGCGGCCTTCCTCAAGAAGCATTCGCCGTCGGCCGGCGGCCTGCACGCGACCGAGGCCTACCTGATCGTGCAGCGCGTCGAGGGCGTCGCGCCCGGGCTGTACCACTACCACCCGGTCGCCCACGCGCTGGAACCGCTGCCGTCGCCGCCGGACCTGGGCGCGTTCGCGTTGGCCGCGGTGGCCGGCCAGCATTGGTTCGCCGACGCGCCGGTGCTGGCGGTGCTGGCGCCGCGCTACGCGCGCTGTTTCTGGAAGTACCGCCATCACGCCAAGGCCTACCGCGCGCTGGTGCTGGACAGCGGCCACCTCTCGCAGACCCTGTACCTGAGCGCGACCGAGCTGGGCCTGGGCGCGTTCGTCACCTGCGCCATCAACGAGGTCGACATCGAACGCGGCTTCGCCTTGGACCCGCTGGAGGAGGGGCCGCTGGCGGTGTGCGGCTTCGGCTGGCGCGCCGCCGACCTGCGCACGGCCGAGTTCGACCCCGGCGGCGCGGTGTGGGCGCCGGCCGCGGGCTAGTCCGCGACGCCGAAGCCCGTCCTTGTATGAATGGGGTGCCGGCGGACCTCGGCCGTCCGTCCTGCCCGGCCCCGGCGCCACGCGCGCGGGGCCGCCAGGCGGCCACGGTTCGGCGCAGGGCGGGCACGGCTGATCGCAATGGGGCGGGATCGTGCAAGGGCCGCCGGTCCGTCCGCAGGCCGGGGTGTTCTGCGCTCAAGTGATTGTTGCCATTGACTTTATTTCCCCGCTCTGCGGCCGGCAGCGGCGCCGATCGCGCGCCCGGGATTGGTTGAAGGTCACATTTCGCGGGCGTAACGTCGGGCATCCGCAATCCGGCTGTCCGCACTCCAGGAGTCGAACTATGAAGTTCCGCGTTTGGGCCTTGTCGCTGTTGCTGGTGGCCCCTGTCACGTTCGCGTCGGTCGATCGCGGCGTGCTGCAGTTCGAATCGATCCGCTCCCAGCAGACCGAAATCCGCAGCGCCGTGCAGGCCGCCAGCGGCCGCTACCGGGAAATGTCGGCCAACACGCGCGGCGAGCTGTTGGCCAAGCAGGACCACCTGTTCCAGCTGATGCAGGGCAAGCAGTCGACCCAGGAGCTCAACGAAGAGCAGAAGACCGACGTCTTCAACACCCTGGAATGGATCGAGGCTGCGATCAACAAGGCCGACGACGAGCGCATGGTCTGCGAACGCCGCCCGGTGCTGGGCAGCACGCGCAAGGAGCGCGTGTGCAAGACCGTCGGTCAGTTGCGCGCTGAGCGCGAATCGGCCCGCGAACGCATGCAAAACGGCGACGTGCGCCAGTAACGCCTGGCGGGCTCGGCGCGCATGCCGCGCGTCGAGCCCGCTAGGAGGCGCATCGTGAAAATGTCGCTTGTATGGACGCCGGCGCTCATGCCGTGCGTCGCCTCCGCCGCTACCGCCAATGTCGGCCTTCTCGGCCAGATCCTGCAGGAACAGCGCCAGATCCGCGCCGCGTCCGAGCGCGCGACCGGCCGGTGCCGCGTCGGCGTCGCGCGCGCGATCCCATCCAGCCATCGACCGCCGCCGTCCTCGCCGTTAGAGTGATCGGGCCCGGAATGGGCGCGGGCTGGAGAGGTGGCGATGCGTTCGTTGGCCATAGGGACCTTGTTGCTGGCGGTACCCGCCGCGGCCGCGCGCGAGCGCGCGTCGGCACCGCCGCCGTTGCCGATCGTGGCGATCGTCGAACAGCAAAAGCAGATCCGCGCCGACGACATCGCGCGCCGCGGCCGTTACGGCCAGCTGCCGCTGGCCACCCGCGCCGAGCTGATGACCAAGCAAGTGGAAATCCTCAGCCTGGTCGAGGACAAGGCCAGCACCGCCGAGCTGAGCCGGCGCGAGCAGGTGGAAGTGTTCAACCGCCTGGAATGGATCGAGGCCACGGTCAACGACACTGAGGACGAGCGCATGATCTGTCGGATCGAGCGCACCCTGGGCAGCAACCGCATGGTCCGCACCTGTCGCACCGTGGCCGACGAGCGCAAGGAAAAAGAGCGCGCCGGTCGCAGCCTGGACCGTCGCCCGCGTCAGGTCGGCGGGCGGGAAATCTGACGCGTTCCAGCGGGCTGAGATTGTCGACGTATTTTTGGTGCCTTGCGTCGACAAATTTTCCACGAAACTTGCCAATCGACAGAACCCCATGCCGCCGATAGCGTGATCCGGTCCGAATGAGCGGATGCGAAGGGGGCGAGTTCATGCGTGGTTTGTTGTTGCTTGGCGTCTTGTGGCTGGCATCCACGGCTGCAGGCGCGGCCGATGCCGCTGGCCGTCCGCCGTTGGCGATCTCGGATATCACCGCCCAACAAACGCAGATCCGCGAGGATGTGATCGCGCAGCGCGGCCGCTACAAGGACATGCCGGCCGCCACCCGGGCCGACCTGCTGGCCAAGCAGGCCGAGGTGCTGGCGATGGTGGAGGGGAAAACCACCTCCGCCGAGCTCAGTCCGCACGAGCAGGTCGAGGTGTTCAATCGCCTGGAATGGATCGAGGCCGCGATCAACGACGCCGAGGACGAGCGCATGGTGTGTCGGCGCGAGAAAACCATCGGCAGCACGCGGCTGACCCGGGTCTGTCGCACCGCCGCGCAAGAGCGCGAGGCCCGCGACGCGGCCCGCGGGGCCTTGGATCGGGGCGATATTCAGAATCGCCGTTGAGGCCGGATCGGGACGCGACACGCCCGCGCGGGACGGCGCCGGCGCCGTCCGGGCCGATCGGAAACCTGAACGCGCGAGCGCACGGATAAGCGGTGCCCGCAAGCATAAGACGGGCGTACGAACCGTGCCTACAGGCAGTCGACAGCGCCGATTCGGCAAAGTACTTTCGGCAGTCCCAAATCCACGGACCGCTGTAATGTCGATGAAGCATCTAGTTCTGGCCACGGTACTGACCTGCCTGCTCGCGCCCGCGGCGTACGCTTCGGCCGATCGCAAGGCGCTGCAGGCCGAGTCGATTCGCAGCCAGCAGGCGGAGATCCGCGCGGGCGTGGAAGCGCGCACCGGTCGTTACAAGGACTTGCCCGCCGGTACGCGTTCGGAGCTGCTGGCCAAGCAGAGCGAAGTGCTGCGCATGATCGACGGCAAGCAGTCCACCGACGAGCTGGACGAGAACCAGAAGGTCGAAGTGTTCAACGCGCTGGAATGGATCGAGGCCGCGATCAACAAGGCCGACGACGAACGCCTGGTCTGCGAGCGCCGCCCGGTGCTGGGCAGCACGCGCAAGGAGCGCGTGTGCAAGACCGTCGCGCAGATGCGCGACGAGCGCGAAGCCGCGCGCAGGAGCATGGACACGCACGGCGGCATCAAGACCAACTGATACGCCGCGAATGCGGAACCCGACGGGCGGCCAGTGGCCGCCCGTTTTCGTTGCGGCGTTGTCGTGCCGGCGTGGCGCCGCCAGCGCGGCGGTCGCCGTAGCGCTACGCCGCCTGCATCGCCGCGCCTCTGTCCGCACGCCGATAGCCGATCGCCTCGCTCAGGTGCGTGCTGAGGATGCGCGGACTGCCGGCCAGGTCGGCGATGGTGCGCGCGACGCGCAGGATGCGATGGGTGGAGCGTGCCGACAGCTGCAGGGTTTCCACCGCGCGCTCCAGCAGGGCATGGTCGCGATCTTCGAGGCGGCAGGTCGCCGAGGTCTCGGCCTGGGTCATCTGCGCATTGACCTTGCCGGCGCGGCTGCGCTGCAACTCGCGCGCCTGTGCCACGCGCTCGCGCACTTGCGCGCTGGTTTCGTTGGGCGGCGCGTCGGTGCGCAGCTCGGTGGGCATCAGCCGCGGCACTTCGATGTGCAGGTCGATGCGGTCCAGCATCGGGCCGGACACGCGCGCGCGGTAGCGGCGGATCGCGTCGATGCCACAATGGCAGCGGCCGCTGCGGTCGCCGGCCCAGCCGCAGGGGCAGGGATTCATGGCCGCGATCAACTGGAACCGCGCCGGGAACTCGCTGCTGCGCGCGGCACGCGAGATGGTGACCACGCCCGACTCCAGCGGTTCGCGCAGCACTTCCAGGGCGCGCCGGTCCCATTCGGGCAACTCGTCCAGGAACAGCACGCCCTGATGCGCGAGCGAGATTTCGCCGGGACGCGGTTCGGTGCCGCCGCCGACCAGGGCGACCGCGCTGGCGGTGTGGTGCGGCGAGCGGAACGGGCGTTCGCGCCAGCGCGCCGGATCCAGTCCGCGGCCGCTGACCGAGGCGATCGCGGCGGCCTCAAGGGCTTCGTCTTCGTCGGCTTCCGGCAGCAGGCCGGACAGCCGCGTGGCCAGCAGAGTCTTGCCGCTGCCGGGCGGGCCGATCAACAGCAGGTGGTGACCGCCGGCGGCGGCGATCTCCAGCGCGCGGCGCGCTTGGTTCTGGCCGCGCACGTCGGCCAAGTCCGGCCCCGGCGTGCGGACGCTGGGCACGGCGACCGCGGCGGGCAGCGCCTTGCGCGCCGACAGCATGGCGCAGACTTCCAGCAGGGTGCGCGCGGTCATGGCCTCGACGCGGCTGGCCAGCGCGGCCTCGGCGCCGTTGTCGGCGGGCACCACCAGCTTGCGGCCGGCGTCGGCCGCGGCCAGGGCGGCGGGCAGCACGCCGTCGATCGCGCGCAGCTCGCCGGTGAGCGCGAGCTCGCCCAGGAATTCGTACTCGCCCAGCGCCTCCAGCGGAATTTGCCCGCTGGCGGCGAGGATGCCCAGTGCGATCGCGAGGTCGTAGCGGCCGCCGTCCTTGGGCAGGTCGGCCGGCGCCAGGTTGACGGTGATGCGCCGCGCCGGGAACTCGAACTGCGCGCATTGGATCGCCGCGCGCACGCGGTCCTTGGCCTCGCGCACGGCGGCCTCGGGCAGGCCGACGATGGACATGGCCGGTAGGCCGCCGGCCAGATGGACTTCGACCCGAACCGCGGGCGCGCGCACGCCCGTACGCGCACGGCTGTGCGCGATCGCCAGATTCATGGCGGCGGCTCAGTGCTGGGGCGGGGCGGATTGGCCCAGCTGGGCTTCCAGCTCGGCCACGGTGCGCTGCAGTTCGTCCAGTTTTTCGCGCGTGCGCAGCAGCACCGCGCGCTGCACCTCGAACTCCTCGCGCGTGACCAGGTCGAGCTTGGCCAGCCCGCTCTGCAGCACGGCCTTGAAGTTCTGCTGAATTTCCTCGCGGCCGTCGCGCACGCCCGGCGGCAGCAGCGAGCCCAGGCGGCGGGCGAGGTCGTCGATATGGTTCAGGTCGATCATCGGTCGGGACTCTATCCGGGGGACGTGGCCAGCATGGCCTCGTGGCCGGGACGGCGCCGTCGGTGCGGGCCGCGCCGCGCTGTCAGAAAAATCCGACATTGCGGTGAGGCATTACACCACGGTCGTGGTCGTGGACGCGAGGTATCCCATCCTCGAACGCGCCCGGGCGAAGACGGCGTGAATGCCGCCGGGCGCGCGGCCGGCGATGCGGCTCGGCTATGCTGCCGCCCAGACGAGGCGCGCCCAGGGCGCGGATCAGAAACCGGAGAGCGACGATGAAGATGGTCATGGCGGTGATCAAGCCGTTCAAGCTGGACGACGTGCGCGAGGCGCTGGCCGAAGCGGGCGTGGCCGGCATCACCGCCACCGAGGTCAAGGGCTTCGGCCGCCAGAAGGGCCATACCGAGCTCTACCGCGGCGCCGAGTACGTGGTCGACTTCCTGCCCAAGATCAAGCTGGAAGTGGCGGTGACCGACGAACAGGTCGACGGTGTGGTCGAGGCGATCATGAAGGCCGCCGGCACCGGCAAGATCGGCGACGGCAAGATCTTCGTCTGGGACCTGGAGCGCGCCGTGCGCATCCGCACCGGCGAGATGGACGGCGACGCGTTGTAAAGCCGGAGTGCGCGGGACCGACGCGCGGACCTTCGCTGCGCGGCGGCCTGCCTCAGGCCGTCGTCCGAATCTCGGAAACGGTGCTTGCCTGTCGGCCGCTCGCGCCTTCGGGTGCCGCGGCGCCCGATTCCGCCATCGCGTGATTGCCTGTCGCGCCGCCATGAGGTCGTGCGACAGCCGCGTTGTCCTGAGCGACCGATACGCCGCCGCGCGGTAACGACGCCGCGTTACCGCGGCGGCCGCAGCCCGGACGGTTCGCACCTATATATATGGAAGGCGACAGCGATCGCCGCCTCGTGCACAGGCATGCGCGCGCGTGGCGTCGAATGCCAGCTTTCGATTGGCACGACCGCGGGCCAGTCCGCCGCGGCGCCGTGATCCCGTGCGGCAACGCAGAGCCAAGCCATTCAATCACCTGCGCGCGCGCGATCCGGTGCGAGTGCGCGCAGCGATTGCGAGCGTATGCATTTTTCAATCGGCGTTGTGGGCGCGCATCCAGTCGCGATGTTCGTTTTTCTGCGTTCGAAGCGTGGGGAGATCGTCTTCGTTTTACGTACGCGCGCACGAACGCGCGCGCGAGAAATCCGCGTTCGCGCAATGCATCCAACCTTCGGCTGTGAGTTCTCATCTTGCATTGCAACAAGCGCGAACGCGTTCGCGTGCGCATGGTGCGCGGCGAGCGCGCTAGGCGGAATTGCGTGAATGGCGCGATATGTCGCTTGTTTTCAGCGATTTGAGATGCGTGCACGCATTCGCGCGATGCGCGTGTCGATCAACGCGATAAAAATTTTCGTTCACGATCTCTTGACATCGCGAATCCGTCTTCATTAGGTTCCATCGGCCCGCGTAGCGTCGCGCGCGCACACATGGATGCGAAGTGGGCAGGATCCGTCGTCGTCCGACGGCGGAAGTTCAATACACAAGGAGAGTCGAACATGGATATGATCCTGTCTCTGCAGGCGATGGAAGTCGAAACCGATTCCGCCGCCGGCA includes:
- a CDS encoding putative peptide maturation dehydrogenase; the encoded protein is MQVRRCAVVFMEPREEVGFDLRSLLAGGAGLRRQRRWLALAPHLDGEIEIDADERELLGQLSPGEWSAADAWPASTTQRLLEVGLLIGDAPAHAHHRERDQRLRDGHWWPAAAMLHRLARWDGVDGVADMEAKELTTVSGLRDKLGAPPPPVHERVPAAQRIGLPEIAPGEFDALLARRATCRNFDRERALPRELFAHMLVRSFAAQAQLQTHDDAAFLKKHSPSAGGLHATEAYLIVQRVEGVAPGLYHYHPVAHALEPLPSPPDLGAFALAAVAGQHWFADAPVLAVLAPRYARCFWKYRHHAKAYRALVLDSGHLSQTLYLSATELGLGAFVTCAINEVDIERGFALDPLEEGPLAVCGFGWRAADLRTAEFDPGGAVWAPAAG
- a CDS encoding diguanylate cyclase, with translation MTGGQFNSDPIAAPNEAATAALSQAEFELFAELGRPRHVEAGQVLFRRGELGTTMFVVARGAIDLDFGDDLVTKRLGPREFFGELGLLIGDHARSADAIAASAGALIELRHEEFQRLVDRNAGLVCHFLRRAIMRVVLNEQGLIRRLRRRNQDLEAALDSLYATTHQLNQTEELIRTDELTGLYNRRGLTLHLQEARTRGMPQTLGLVLVDCDRFKQVNDDHGHLAGDRVLQSIAAIMRSVAGPDDIACRLGGDEFCLLVSAAHAHDVMRFAEFIVATAQNLMLMPQSPPTICPVSVGACMVDPRADWNDWYARADEALYQAKRKGGNRVHWQDAALEPV
- a CDS encoding YifB family Mg chelatase-like AAA ATPase; the protein is MNLAIAHSRARTGVRAPAVRVEVHLAGGLPAMSIVGLPEAAVREAKDRVRAAIQCAQFEFPARRITVNLAPADLPKDGGRYDLAIALGILAASGQIPLEALGEYEFLGELALTGELRAIDGVLPAALAAADAGRKLVVPADNGAEAALASRVEAMTARTLLEVCAMLSARKALPAAVAVPSVRTPGPDLADVRGQNQARRALEIAAAGGHHLLLIGPPGSGKTLLATRLSGLLPEADEDEALEAAAIASVSGRGLDPARWRERPFRSPHHTASAVALVGGGTEPRPGEISLAHQGVLFLDELPEWDRRALEVLREPLESGVVTISRAARSSEFPARFQLIAAMNPCPCGWAGDRSGRCHCGIDAIRRYRARVSGPMLDRIDLHIEVPRLMPTELRTDAPPNETSAQVRERVAQARELQRSRAGKVNAQMTQAETSATCRLEDRDHALLERAVETLQLSARSTHRILRVARTIADLAGSPRILSTHLSEAIGYRRADRGAAMQAA
- a CDS encoding putative peptide modification system cyclase, with amino-acid sequence MNDAHRPHPEAPQLRTLLLTDLCDSTTLVERLGDGPAAELFREHDRLVLQLQQQWRGRLIDRSDGLLLLFERPIDGLGFALDYERGLREIGRERKQTLLARAGLHVGEVLTWRNSDEAVKVGAKPLEVEGLAKPMAGRLMAMARPGQILLSAVAEPLAHRAARELGERGQQLLWKSYGRWRFKGVPDAQEIYEVGEPGIAPLRAPPNSPKAWRDVPLWRRPAALAAEVAVLAVIGVGVWFVTKPQPAIAFNERDWVVVGDLRNLTGQSVLDDSLEQAFRISLEQSRYVNVLSDLKARDTLARMQRKPDTFLDRTVASEIALRDGARAVILPTVAEVGGRVRVSAEVIDPHTQTTVYAESVDGVGAGSALSSIDQVTASLRNKLGEALKSIDNDSAPLPQVTTKNLDALRAYALGTKAYAKRQFPEALQYFQRALELDPNFALAHMGVMRVYVSNADNAAAKPSLTRALALREHLPARDALYLDAWAAEFGPQPSRRAAPKWKLLAGLYPDYYAGQSRLAWFDFTSGRYDAALRGAQAFSAPQNALRDIAMELKGRVYLAQERPAQALESFKQAETAGQYPPTRRHAAALATLRRYPEAEKILAALPANDRSLGALVNEFERISIPLDQGRLSDAQRSADRAAAAASGANPLLRYPFAIADYWTDLLRDPKSVPPAKIAALADAIVADAANPAGEADRDDLLVMALAAVRLGQRAGDRAIGERLLPKLSTMTEESGHAGAIKLLSVAKAEQLRLSGKPAEAASLLAREIDGTEPFQLRVALRDALRDAGKAEEALKQDRWLAAHRGLAYIEPLGGQALQAMSVADASLAPLDAAERLLGLGRPDEARREAEAFRRAWTSETLPPYLARRLDATLPASKQ
- a CDS encoding accessory factor UbiK family protein; its protein translation is MIDLNHIDDLARRLGSLLPPGVRDGREEIQQNFKAVLQSGLAKLDLVTREEFEVQRAVLLRTREKLDELQRTVAELEAQLGQSAPPQH
- a CDS encoding NHLP-related RiPP peptide, translated to MGNDNTKGHPPLDPKVADKLLDKLGNDDHFRELFVQDPAAALGRVGLAPAQTKAALSDSSCMMVANIAPKEEIQASRDELRSYLTSQDTHTVVHCFEAGSVASSLRAK
- a CDS encoding P-II family nitrogen regulator, which produces MKMVMAVIKPFKLDDVREALAEAGVAGITATEVKGFGRQKGHTELYRGAEYVVDFLPKIKLEVAVTDEQVDGVVEAIMKAAGTGKIGDGKIFVWDLERAVRIRTGEMDGDAL